A section of the Spirosoma pollinicola genome encodes:
- a CDS encoding antibiotic biosynthesis monooxygenase family protein: protein MYARVIQFPLKSESIPDAINYFRDSVGPALKELDGFKNSRMLTNPVDNKGLMVTIWESEAARQAAESSGFLQDILKHMSNYFAGAPTVDYYEVSVQIV from the coding sequence ATGTATGCAAGGGTTATTCAATTCCCTTTGAAGAGCGAAAGTATTCCTGACGCTATAAATTATTTTCGGGATTCTGTTGGTCCGGCGCTTAAAGAACTTGACGGATTTAAAAACAGTCGAATGCTGACAAATCCCGTCGACAATAAGGGTTTGATGGTAACGATTTGGGAGTCTGAGGCCGCACGTCAGGCCGCTGAATCCAGTGGTTTTCTGCAAGACATCCTTAAACACATGAGTAACTACTTCGCCGGAGCCCCTACCGTCGATTATTACGAAGTGAGTGTTCAGATAGTTTAA
- a CDS encoding xanthine dehydrogenase family protein molybdopterin-binding subunit, protein MKNIEHTNRRGFLKLATLAGGGLVLGFSWVKAEAIGSTVASGAIIAGADFNSYLSISPEGIVTILSPNPEVGQGIKTAFPIIVAEELDADWSKVVVEQAPLDTKKFERQVAGGSGSIPHSWERLRKAGATARMMLVEAAAKRWNVPSSECTTENGFVAHSGSNRKASYGELANEAAQLAVPTNVKLKAIKDFKLIGSTIRNVDNPKIITGKPLFGLDFYREGMLFAMIQRPAFGYKLKSLNAEAAKAMSGIVNVVTFDNNVAVVGKSTWQVKKAKDALKIEWEKADALESTADHNRIFKELLDGSGATVRRKDGDVETAFKNAAKVVKAEYQCPFLSHAPMEPMNFFAHVRPDGVELVGPTQTPELARNETAKLLGITPDKVSVQLTRMGGGFGRRLKADYVVEAVQVSKLVNAPVKVIWTREDDMTGGSYRPAVRYRFEAALDAQGNMIGYKLRGASINAGNSTREDNFPAGAVDNLLIDSVDHKSPITTGPWRAPITNFLAFAEQSFIDEVAQAAGKDPVRFRLELLDKAKQKPTGAIKYDIDRMKGVINLAVEKSGWGKKKGADGKPVAQGFSVYFSHRSYVAQVGEVVMQKGKPVLQKVYSAADCGVVINQSGSQQQVRGCIVDGIGHAMYGNLTFKDGVPQQKNFNEYRLIRLNEIPEVDVHFVQNEIDPTGLGEPSLPPAGGAVANAIFKATGKRLRSQPFAEQEEFKGIS, encoded by the coding sequence ATGAAGAATATAGAGCATACAAATAGAAGGGGCTTTTTAAAATTAGCCACGCTGGCTGGGGGTGGGCTTGTTTTAGGGTTTAGTTGGGTTAAGGCTGAAGCAATTGGGTCAACTGTTGCTAGTGGTGCTATTATAGCTGGTGCCGATTTCAATAGCTATTTGTCCATCAGCCCGGAGGGGATCGTTACCATTCTCTCACCAAATCCCGAAGTGGGACAAGGAATAAAAACGGCTTTCCCAATTATAGTTGCCGAAGAATTAGACGCGGACTGGAGCAAGGTTGTGGTTGAACAGGCACCACTCGATACCAAGAAATTTGAACGCCAGGTAGCAGGTGGAAGTGGTTCAATCCCACACTCCTGGGAGCGTCTTCGCAAAGCGGGAGCCACAGCCCGGATGATGTTAGTTGAAGCGGCTGCTAAACGCTGGAATGTGCCCTCATCAGAATGTACTACAGAAAATGGATTTGTTGCGCATTCTGGCAGCAACCGTAAGGCGAGTTATGGTGAGCTAGCTAACGAAGCGGCCCAACTGGCGGTTCCGACGAATGTTAAACTGAAGGCGATAAAAGACTTCAAACTGATTGGCAGCACAATTCGAAACGTAGATAACCCCAAAATTATCACGGGGAAACCCCTGTTTGGTCTGGACTTTTACCGTGAAGGCATGCTATTTGCCATGATCCAGCGTCCAGCATTTGGTTATAAATTAAAATCGTTGAACGCTGAAGCTGCAAAAGCGATGTCGGGTATTGTCAACGTGGTAACATTCGATAACAATGTGGCCGTGGTTGGTAAGTCAACCTGGCAGGTGAAAAAGGCGAAAGACGCGCTGAAAATAGAGTGGGAGAAGGCAGATGCGTTAGAAAGCACCGCCGATCACAACCGTATATTTAAAGAGTTACTTGATGGATCAGGTGCAACAGTTCGTCGAAAAGATGGTGATGTAGAAACCGCGTTTAAAAATGCGGCAAAAGTCGTCAAGGCAGAATACCAATGCCCGTTCCTGTCGCATGCGCCAATGGAGCCAATGAATTTCTTCGCGCACGTCCGCCCGGATGGTGTTGAACTAGTGGGACCGACACAAACACCCGAATTAGCGAGAAATGAAACGGCTAAATTGCTTGGCATTACGCCCGATAAGGTTTCTGTCCAGTTGACTCGTATGGGTGGAGGTTTTGGCCGTCGGCTAAAAGCAGATTATGTTGTGGAGGCTGTCCAGGTATCGAAGTTGGTTAATGCACCGGTAAAAGTGATCTGGACGCGCGAAGACGACATGACTGGCGGCAGCTATCGCCCGGCGGTTCGATACCGATTTGAAGCGGCTTTGGATGCACAGGGTAACATGATTGGTTATAAGCTGCGTGGTGCTAGTATAAACGCCGGCAATTCAACGAGAGAGGATAATTTTCCGGCGGGGGCTGTCGATAACCTGTTAATTGACAGCGTAGATCACAAATCGCCCATTACCACCGGCCCCTGGCGAGCACCAATTACAAACTTTCTCGCCTTTGCCGAGCAGTCGTTCATAGATGAAGTAGCGCAGGCTGCGGGAAAAGACCCTGTGCGATTTAGATTGGAGCTGTTGGATAAAGCCAAACAAAAGCCAACGGGGGCCATCAAATACGACATTGACCGAATGAAAGGAGTGATTAATCTGGCGGTTGAGAAGTCAGGATGGGGCAAGAAAAAGGGAGCTGATGGTAAGCCTGTCGCCCAGGGCTTTAGCGTTTATTTCTCGCACCGTTCGTATGTGGCTCAAGTTGGCGAGGTTGTTATGCAAAAAGGAAAGCCTGTCTTGCAAAAGGTTTATTCAGCAGCGGATTGTGGCGTCGTTATTAATCAGAGCGGATCACAGCAGCAGGTGCGTGGTTGCATCGTAGATGGGATCGGGCATGCAATGTACGGTAACCTTACCTTTAAAGATGGTGTACCGCAACAGAAAAATTTCAATGAATACCGACTCATTCGCCTGAATGAAATTCCTGAAGTAGATGTACATTTTGTGCAGAATGAAATCGATCCTACAGGGTTAGGAGAACCTTCTCTTCCTCCGGCAGGTGGTGCTGTTGCCAACGCTATCTTTAAGGCAACGGGCAAACGACTAAGAAGCCAACCTTTTGCCGAGCAGGAAGAATTTAAAGGAATATCGTAA
- a CDS encoding (2Fe-2S)-binding protein, whose product MAIFKLQINGRSFQADVEPDTPLLWVLRDNLGLVGTKYGCGIAQCGACTVHLNGEATRSCVLPVSAVGKSKVTTIEGLSATGTHPVQVAWDKIDVPQCGYCQAGQIMTATALLKRNPKPSSAEIDETMTGNICRCGTYHRIREAVKVASMSMGTSGAIKSSKTK is encoded by the coding sequence ATGGCCATCTTCAAACTCCAAATTAACGGCCGCAGCTTTCAAGCTGATGTCGAGCCTGACACACCCTTGTTATGGGTTCTACGCGATAATCTCGGTCTGGTCGGTACAAAGTACGGTTGCGGCATTGCTCAATGTGGTGCATGTACGGTGCACCTAAACGGGGAAGCTACCCGTTCATGTGTATTGCCTGTTTCTGCCGTGGGTAAATCGAAAGTAACAACTATAGAAGGTCTGTCCGCTACAGGTACCCATCCCGTTCAGGTTGCCTGGGATAAAATAGACGTACCTCAATGTGGGTATTGTCAGGCAGGTCAAATCATGACCGCAACTGCTTTACTTAAACGAAATCCTAAACCATCCTCAGCCGAAATAGATGAAACAATGACAGGAAATATCTGTCGATGTGGAACCTATCATCGGATTCGGGAAGCTGTGAAGGTCGCTTCAATGTCGATGGGTACATCAGGTGCTATTAAATCTTCTAAAACGAAATAG
- a CDS encoding transposase, with protein MAKWHEKVRQAGFKTFNTVARSIQNHYETILNYFDNRSTNASAESFNAKIKAFRSQFRGVRNIEFFLYRLTQLYA; from the coding sequence TTGGCCAAATGGCATGAAAAAGTACGCCAAGCGGGATTCAAAACTTTCAACACCGTGGCCCGTTCTATCCAAAATCATTATGAAACGATTCTCAACTACTTTGACAACCGCAGTACCAACGCTTCAGCCGAGTCGTTCAATGCGAAGATCAAAGCATTTCGAAGTCAATTCCGCGGGGTGCGAAACATCGAATTCTTTCTGTACCGCCTAACTCAGTTATATGCTTAA
- a CDS encoding transposase, which yields MVKTEFDTWESQGLSIFYLPTYSPHLNPIEILWRFCKYKWLNKTHYKSWSTLKKAILYIFKEYGSIYTISFTNLIVKNTQVSIKLNSA from the coding sequence GTGGTTAAAACCGAATTTGATACTTGGGAAAGCCAAGGTCTATCCATTTTTTATTTACCTACCTACAGTCCTCATCTGAATCCCATTGAAATTCTGTGGCGCTTCTGCAAATATAAGTGGCTTAACAAAACGCATTATAAAAGCTGGTCAACCTTAAAGAAAGCTATTCTTTATATTTTTAAGGAGTATGGGTCGATATATACCATCAGCTTTACAAACCTTATTGTAAAAAATACCCAAGTTAGTATCAAGCTTAATTCTGCCTAA
- a CDS encoding PRTRC system ThiF family protein, whose product MKTTRPRVDSPEQGRPSVHFTASYLLNPTNPLTVNLIGAGGTGSQVLTLLARMNHAFTELGHPGLQVRLWDGDTVSQANLGRQLFAHSELKLNKAVALINRVNGFFGTNWKAVPTPYCISRLRGNSRQHASANLFITCVDTVSARREIALILQELRVQAKQDRVAPDRVAFDRDRPYYWLDYGNSQQIGQVILSTVGEIEQPPTQEYVAVGQLPFITDEFDQLLLEADQSDNTPSCSLAEALQKQELFINSTLANHGCSLLWTLFRKAMTPHRGCFLNLETGRTAPLPIA is encoded by the coding sequence ATGAAAACAACTAGACCCCGCGTGGATTCGCCCGAACAAGGGCGACCAAGTGTTCATTTTACCGCTTCATACCTGCTGAATCCGACTAATCCTCTGACGGTTAATTTAATCGGGGCCGGGGGGACCGGTTCGCAGGTGTTGACCTTGCTGGCCAGAATGAACCACGCCTTTACCGAATTAGGCCATCCCGGTTTACAGGTTCGGTTATGGGACGGTGATACCGTCAGCCAAGCGAACCTGGGTAGACAGTTATTTGCCCATTCTGAATTGAAACTCAACAAAGCAGTTGCCTTAATTAACCGGGTCAACGGTTTTTTTGGCACCAACTGGAAAGCGGTTCCAACCCCCTACTGTATCAGCCGCCTTCGGGGAAATTCGCGCCAGCACGCATCGGCCAATCTGTTTATTACGTGCGTAGATACCGTATCGGCACGGCGGGAAATCGCGCTGATATTACAGGAACTAAGGGTACAGGCCAAACAGGACCGGGTCGCGCCTGACCGGGTCGCGTTCGACCGCGACAGACCCTATTACTGGCTTGATTACGGGAACAGTCAACAAATCGGTCAGGTCATTTTATCGACTGTTGGCGAAATTGAACAACCCCCTACGCAGGAGTATGTTGCTGTTGGCCAGCTTCCCTTTATTACGGACGAATTTGACCAGTTACTTCTCGAAGCTGACCAGTCCGATAATACGCCCAGCTGTTCACTGGCCGAAGCGTTGCAAAAGCAGGAGTTATTTATTAATTCAACACTGGCCAATCATGGCTGTTCCCTACTTTGGACCCTGTTCCGTAAAGCGATGACACCCCACCGGGGCTGTTTCCTTAATCTGGAAACGGGTCGCACCGCTCCTTTGCCCATCGCCTAA
- a CDS encoding PRTRC system protein B, which yields MNNITANYGKSYLPTQGLLVYRQASNSHHGHVQAFDVDPVSGHPINFHPLTEQESKQLAKILTVEKEKKKGFLRLNGLLPENVLYLDADQGRVMWYTPPQQRHLYFIESLTIPNGIASLPALVWLASKNYLFLFALLSAEKPTIDTPLYYAPFFNTNKQGGVCMGTVSVGIRQSSTLNEFMAAWEESFFNSYFSHLFDEHQPVQGNIIQLWQRLIDQHTDFPLDVLVTSPFTLKLLTGYTDENN from the coding sequence ATGAACAACATAACCGCCAATTACGGGAAGTCGTATCTGCCAACGCAGGGACTGCTGGTCTATCGACAGGCGAGCAATAGTCATCATGGGCATGTGCAAGCCTTCGACGTTGACCCTGTTTCTGGTCATCCCATTAATTTTCATCCCTTAACCGAACAAGAGTCAAAGCAGTTAGCCAAAATCCTGACGGTGGAAAAAGAAAAGAAAAAAGGGTTTTTACGACTCAACGGGCTGTTGCCCGAAAACGTACTTTATCTGGATGCCGATCAGGGCCGGGTAATGTGGTACACCCCCCCGCAACAGCGTCACTTATATTTCATCGAGTCGTTAACGATACCGAACGGGATAGCTTCTCTACCCGCGTTGGTATGGTTGGCTTCCAAGAATTATTTATTTCTGTTTGCCCTGCTGAGTGCCGAGAAACCAACGATAGATACCCCCTTGTATTATGCTCCGTTTTTCAATACCAACAAGCAGGGCGGGGTCTGCATGGGAACTGTCAGCGTCGGTATTCGTCAGTCGTCCACGCTCAACGAATTTATGGCGGCATGGGAAGAAAGCTTTTTCAATTCGTACTTCTCACACCTGTTCGATGAACATCAGCCGGTACAGGGTAACATTATTCAACTATGGCAACGACTGATTGATCAGCATACAGATTTCCCTCTTGACGTACTCGTTACCAGCCCCTTCACGTTAAAGCTACTTACTGGTTATACAGATGAAAACAACTAG
- a CDS encoding PRTRC system protein C, translating to MNLIATTYKRVFIIQDKGQPVELADPERSLSPQAVLNFYANSYPLLTTAKVSEGQVRNDRIEYRFDSVMGTKG from the coding sequence ATGAACCTGATCGCCACAACCTATAAACGGGTATTTATTATTCAGGACAAAGGCCAGCCTGTTGAACTGGCTGACCCTGAACGCTCCTTAAGCCCCCAAGCCGTACTGAATTTTTATGCCAACAGTTATCCTCTTTTAACGACGGCAAAAGTAAGTGAGGGGCAAGTCAGAAACGACCGCATCGAGTACCGTTTTGATAGCGTTATGGGTACGAAAGGTTAA
- a CDS encoding prtrc system protein e encodes MEFFQKVHQLGLQGDLKIVCQTVGEKLIVSVLLTNEQCGDKAQQLIKPLLFNGLPEAIDEAFFRKITEPYQQTSQLLVSMEDHLKSVALASEQSAMAKAAETKQRKEAEEQKKTYDGLMVKVTELEEAGKYREACAKLPDPTLFPNQQEAITKKREELVQKFSAPTLFESINA; translated from the coding sequence ATGGAGTTTTTTCAAAAAGTCCACCAGCTTGGCTTGCAGGGCGATTTAAAAATCGTCTGTCAAACCGTAGGTGAAAAACTCATTGTTAGCGTTCTGCTGACCAACGAGCAATGCGGAGACAAAGCCCAACAGCTAATAAAGCCCCTGTTGTTCAATGGACTTCCAGAAGCTATTGATGAAGCTTTTTTTAGAAAGATTACAGAGCCCTATCAGCAGACTTCCCAATTGCTGGTCAGTATGGAGGACCATCTCAAAAGTGTTGCGCTGGCCAGTGAGCAGTCGGCAATGGCAAAAGCGGCTGAAACCAAACAGAGAAAAGAAGCCGAGGAACAGAAAAAAACCTATGATGGCCTCATGGTCAAAGTGACTGAACTGGAAGAAGCCGGAAAATACCGCGAAGCGTGTGCAAAACTGCCCGACCCGACCCTATTTCCCAACCAGCAGGAAGCCATCACCAAAAAGCGGGAAGAATTAGTTCAGAAGTTCAGTGCCCCTACCCTATTTGAATCAATTAATGCATAA
- a CDS encoding phosphoadenosine phosphosulfate reductase domain-containing protein, with protein sequence MSQLSLFASPEMSVRSTDEGFGLAIDDEVNRLLAQQAPVAIGISGGKDSSACAWAVMAYLNRIGHRGPRVLVHADLGQIEWEDSARICQRVAHQLGIPLITVQRRQGGMIERWQQRWQSNVERYKNLSCVSLILPWSTPSMRFCTSELKTAIICQRLTELFPNQVIISVTGVRRTESKDRQRTPVQQPQPALLRKKKNTSGITWNPLVDWTLAQVWDAHKVGNLPIHQAYRHYGCSRVSCTFCIMSSQSDLRGALKALHNHAAYRQLIDLENASGFSFQGSTWLASLAPELLSAEQQMGHRQAKYRAQERTALQQRLPKRIRFTKGWPTEMIGLDDAKVLAMVRQHIAQLYGWADMPYTTAESIQRRYAELLRQKSLRKSKNPVAVEVGPARRSRNRRQKRHG encoded by the coding sequence ATGAGCCAGCTTTCTCTTTTTGCTTCACCTGAAATGTCCGTCCGTTCAACGGACGAGGGTTTTGGCCTGGCCATTGATGACGAAGTCAATCGCCTACTCGCTCAGCAGGCCCCGGTTGCCATTGGCATTAGTGGCGGAAAAGATTCATCGGCCTGTGCCTGGGCCGTAATGGCTTACCTGAACCGGATCGGTCACCGGGGTCCGCGCGTCCTGGTTCATGCAGACCTGGGGCAGATTGAATGGGAGGACTCCGCCCGTATTTGTCAACGGGTAGCTCATCAACTAGGCATTCCGTTAATTACCGTACAACGCCGGCAGGGAGGCATGATCGAGCGTTGGCAACAACGTTGGCAATCTAATGTGGAACGCTACAAAAACCTCTCCTGCGTATCGCTAATTCTGCCCTGGTCGACCCCATCCATGCGGTTCTGCACGAGCGAATTGAAAACAGCCATTATCTGCCAGCGACTAACCGAACTGTTTCCCAATCAGGTAATCATTTCGGTAACCGGCGTTCGCCGGACCGAAAGCAAGGACCGGCAGCGTACGCCCGTCCAGCAGCCCCAGCCGGCCCTGTTGCGTAAGAAAAAGAATACAAGCGGTATTACCTGGAATCCCCTGGTCGACTGGACGCTGGCTCAGGTTTGGGACGCCCACAAGGTAGGAAACTTGCCCATTCACCAAGCCTATCGCCACTACGGTTGCAGCCGGGTTTCGTGTACCTTTTGCATTATGTCTAGTCAGTCCGATTTACGCGGGGCGCTTAAAGCCCTCCACAATCATGCAGCGTATCGTCAGCTGATCGATCTTGAAAATGCATCGGGTTTCTCCTTTCAGGGTTCTACCTGGCTGGCAAGCCTGGCACCAGAGCTTTTATCGGCTGAACAGCAAATGGGCCACCGGCAAGCCAAGTATCGAGCGCAGGAGAGGACCGCCTTACAACAAAGGCTGCCAAAAAGAATCCGCTTTACCAAAGGCTGGCCAACCGAGATGATCGGATTGGACGATGCAAAGGTACTGGCGATGGTGCGACAGCACATCGCGCAGCTGTATGGATGGGCCGACATGCCCTACACGACTGCGGAATCTATTCAACGGCGGTACGCAGAATTGTTACGTCAGAAATCGCTTCGCAAATCGAAAAATCCAGTGGCTGTAGAGGTGGGCCCGGCCAGACGTAGCCGGAACAGACGACAAAAAAGACACGGATAA
- a CDS encoding LytTR family transcriptional regulator DNA-binding domain-containing protein, with the protein MNHRPFSLARQVCYLSGEQNYTWTHLLSGYRDLRRGPLALVAQYYPSFLRIHKQYVINPEYLLQIHQQTRSQKRPLFDVELVGGVRLPIAQSRVYTLLPVLQSMLQRNQSQTCSRSCRKAKKTNQILI; encoded by the coding sequence ATGAATCATCGACCCTTCTCATTGGCTCGACAGGTATGCTATTTGTCAGGCGAACAGAATTATACCTGGACCCATCTTTTATCGGGATACCGGGATCTTCGACGGGGCCCGCTTGCCCTAGTGGCTCAGTATTATCCCAGCTTTCTGCGAATTCATAAACAATACGTTATCAATCCGGAATATCTGCTTCAGATACATCAGCAAACCCGCTCTCAGAAACGCCCTTTGTTTGACGTTGAGCTAGTGGGTGGCGTGCGTTTACCTATTGCCCAAAGCCGGGTATACACGCTTTTACCCGTGTTACAAAGTATGCTGCAACGGAATCAATCCCAGACCTGCAGCAGGTCATGCCGGAAAGCAAAGAAGACAAACCAAATCCTTATATGA
- a CDS encoding DUF4326 domain-containing protein, with the protein MPIRVQRKRTKGYRLPPNTISVCRPGRFGNPFQLTDVYELAEQQGAKAGIVNPEQIHQLAQQLVVDRFAQLLADPYALPSDGSSVSEAIRQRFVWMRGNLILLKGKNLACFCSLLAKEGKPNPCHADTLLLYSNDESLFHLGLKLE; encoded by the coding sequence ATGCCTATCCGTGTACAGCGTAAACGAACGAAAGGATACCGGTTACCACCAAACACAATCAGTGTCTGTCGGCCCGGCCGGTTTGGTAATCCGTTCCAACTAACCGACGTTTATGAGCTAGCCGAGCAGCAAGGCGCTAAAGCAGGAATCGTTAATCCGGAACAAATTCACCAACTAGCCCAGCAACTGGTCGTTGACCGGTTCGCTCAACTACTGGCTGATCCCTATGCTTTACCGAGTGATGGGTCTTCTGTTAGCGAAGCCATTCGGCAGCGGTTTGTTTGGATGCGTGGTAACCTGATCTTATTAAAAGGAAAAAATTTAGCCTGCTTTTGCTCCCTTTTAGCAAAGGAAGGGAAGCCTAACCCCTGTCATGCTGATACACTTCTGCTTTATTCGAATGATGAAAGTTTATTTCACCTTGGACTTAAGTTGGAATGA